A single window of Myxococcus virescens DNA harbors:
- a CDS encoding S8 family serine peptidase has protein sequence MKRCVWLGLVGGLMACGSEQEPKACPGTEGASQLPAVVSAARSEAALTDDGGEDVIIAFRQRVFASAQANTDAFANEVTRAGGQVKQRVPSLNMLSARVSPEVRAALARNPDVVSVSPNRPVYALGMSRPPLPAQAWLGAEPRPPPNTVGSVGEYTDGLKMVRANKVWDFNDDGVLDEGRPSGTGIKVCVIDSGWDNRHPELQAAFIGGKDFISGSANSLALDAQVDSKGNVLLWGGGHGTHTAATIAAQLGGGGRVRLGEDPNGTVGVAPTASLLIARVLNERGTGDTLNVIAALQWCQEQGANIVSLSLGAVSKNDAEELAFNQARANGVLAIAATGNSGAGEVSFPAGYDSVVGVGAVTFSGEWASFSQYGQGINLVAPGVGVLSATIIGGAPYGEVAASGQQFASNPLEFSAVGAYSGRMVDCGLGGSISDCGEAATCDGFVAYVDRGGGILFEEKVRNAIRAGAKAVIIGNHNPDEGTGNFTLNGPSKLWVPTVSVSLESANVLRELMGQEVTLDVAGLDYTLQTGTSMSTPHVAGVAALVWSLNPQQLDAEKVRRALLETARDLGPAEWDPNYGNGLVDAVEAVQHAERQLTPVP, from the coding sequence ATGAAGCGTTGCGTCTGGCTGGGTCTGGTCGGGGGGCTGATGGCATGTGGCTCGGAGCAGGAGCCCAAGGCGTGCCCCGGTACCGAGGGGGCATCCCAGCTGCCGGCGGTGGTGTCCGCGGCGCGAAGCGAGGCGGCCCTGACGGACGATGGCGGGGAGGACGTCATCATCGCCTTCCGGCAGCGCGTCTTCGCCTCCGCGCAGGCCAACACGGATGCTTTCGCCAACGAGGTGACGCGCGCTGGAGGCCAGGTGAAGCAGCGCGTTCCGTCGCTGAACATGCTGTCCGCCCGGGTGTCTCCCGAGGTGCGCGCGGCGCTCGCCCGGAATCCGGACGTGGTGTCGGTGTCGCCCAACCGTCCGGTGTACGCGCTCGGCATGTCGCGGCCACCGCTGCCCGCGCAGGCGTGGCTGGGCGCGGAGCCGCGGCCGCCTCCCAACACCGTGGGCTCCGTGGGGGAGTACACCGACGGCCTGAAGATGGTGCGGGCCAACAAGGTCTGGGATTTCAACGACGACGGTGTCCTCGATGAGGGCCGGCCTTCGGGCACGGGCATCAAGGTGTGCGTCATCGACAGCGGTTGGGACAACCGCCACCCGGAGCTGCAGGCCGCCTTCATCGGAGGCAAGGACTTCATCAGCGGGTCCGCCAACTCGCTGGCCCTGGACGCGCAGGTGGACTCGAAGGGCAACGTGCTGCTGTGGGGCGGCGGACACGGCACGCACACCGCGGCCACCATCGCCGCGCAGCTGGGCGGGGGCGGCCGGGTGCGGTTGGGCGAGGACCCCAACGGCACGGTGGGCGTGGCCCCCACCGCGTCGCTGCTGATCGCTCGGGTGCTGAACGAGCGTGGCACGGGCGACACCCTGAATGTCATCGCCGCGCTCCAGTGGTGCCAGGAGCAGGGGGCGAACATCGTGTCGCTGTCGCTGGGCGCCGTGTCGAAGAACGATGCCGAGGAGCTGGCCTTCAACCAGGCCAGGGCGAATGGCGTGCTGGCCATCGCGGCGACGGGCAACTCCGGCGCGGGCGAGGTGTCCTTCCCGGCCGGGTATGACTCCGTGGTGGGCGTGGGCGCGGTGACCTTCTCGGGGGAGTGGGCCAGCTTCTCCCAGTACGGCCAGGGCATCAACCTGGTGGCCCCCGGCGTGGGCGTGTTGAGCGCCACCATCATCGGCGGGGCGCCGTATGGCGAGGTGGCCGCGAGCGGCCAGCAGTTCGCGTCCAACCCCCTGGAGTTCTCGGCCGTGGGCGCCTATTCGGGGCGGATGGTGGACTGTGGCCTGGGCGGCAGCATCTCCGACTGTGGAGAGGCCGCCACCTGTGATGGCTTCGTCGCCTATGTCGACCGCGGCGGCGGCATCCTCTTCGAGGAGAAGGTGCGCAACGCCATCCGCGCCGGAGCGAAGGCCGTCATCATCGGCAACCACAACCCCGACGAGGGCACGGGCAACTTCACGCTCAACGGGCCGTCCAAGCTGTGGGTGCCCACCGTCTCCGTGTCCTTGGAGTCGGCCAACGTGCTCCGCGAGCTCATGGGGCAGGAGGTGACGTTGGACGTCGCCGGTCTGGACTACACGCTGCAGACGGGCACCTCCATGTCGACGCCGCACGTGGCCGGGGTGGCGGCCCTGGTGTGGAGCCTGAATCCCCAGCAGCTCGATGCGGAGAAGGTCCGCAGAGCCCTGCTCGAGACGGCCCGGGATTTGGGGCCGGCTGAGTGGGATCCGAACTACGGCAACGGCCTGGTGGATGCGGTGGAGGCCGTCCAGCACGCAGAGCGCCAGCTGACCCCGGTGCCGTAG
- the glpD gene encoding glycerol-3-phosphate dehydrogenase, with protein sequence MRSESVALSRVVSEADVPPPPSRAARLRALATETFDVLIIGGGVTGAGSARDAALRGLKVALVERDDFASGTSSRSSRLIHGGLRYLEHGHLGLVFESSIERQRLLRLAPHLVRPLAFIWPVYAGARVPRWKLNAGLMLYDALSLFRNVKGYRRLNARQVHAAEPGLRTDHLKGGARYYDAATDDARLTLANAVGASEAGAVVLNHASVKALVLEQGHAHGATVVDHLTGEEVTVRARVLVNATGPWSDEIRRLDAPNGTSPAVRGSKGVHLAVPRERINHRDAFTLLSPKDGRVMFVLPADNFTIIGTTETSTRAHPAEVRASESDVAYLLESANAFFPEARLTRADVVSAWAGIRPLVASGYHGSQDDAGSASREHAIDVSPSGVLAISGGKLTTYRVMARDVVDAVERRLGQPRRRSPTDVLPLPGGDIRALDAEFAAARAEVGDDATAVHLVRAYGSRWRRVWALTREDAALSRPLAEGLPYRAAEAAWGVTHELVHTLSDLLIRRLKVAFETRDQGQAAARVAAEVMAPRLGWDAAETQRQLGVYAADALRLFGVDPAEA encoded by the coding sequence GTGCGTTCTGAATCCGTCGCGCTCAGCCGTGTTGTCTCCGAAGCAGACGTGCCCCCGCCTCCGTCCCGCGCAGCACGTCTGCGGGCCCTGGCCACGGAGACTTTCGACGTCCTCATCATCGGGGGCGGTGTCACCGGCGCGGGCTCGGCGCGGGATGCCGCGCTCCGGGGGCTCAAGGTGGCGCTCGTCGAGCGTGACGACTTCGCCAGTGGCACTTCCAGCCGCTCGTCCCGGCTCATCCACGGCGGCCTTCGCTACCTGGAGCACGGCCACCTGGGCCTCGTCTTCGAATCCAGCATCGAGCGCCAACGCCTCCTGCGGCTCGCCCCGCACCTGGTGCGTCCGCTCGCCTTCATCTGGCCCGTGTACGCGGGCGCCCGCGTGCCTCGCTGGAAGCTCAACGCGGGCCTCATGCTCTACGACGCCCTCTCCCTCTTCCGGAACGTGAAGGGCTACCGGCGGCTCAACGCCCGGCAGGTCCACGCGGCCGAGCCCGGCCTGCGCACCGACCACCTCAAGGGCGGTGCCCGCTACTACGACGCGGCTACGGACGACGCGCGCCTCACCCTGGCCAATGCCGTGGGCGCGTCCGAGGCGGGAGCCGTCGTCCTCAACCACGCGTCCGTGAAGGCGCTCGTCCTCGAACAGGGACACGCGCACGGCGCGACGGTGGTGGACCACCTCACCGGCGAGGAGGTCACCGTGCGCGCACGGGTTCTCGTCAACGCCACGGGCCCGTGGAGTGATGAAATCCGCCGGCTGGATGCGCCGAATGGGACGAGCCCGGCCGTGCGCGGCAGCAAGGGTGTCCACCTCGCCGTACCGCGCGAGCGCATCAACCATCGCGACGCCTTCACGCTGCTGTCCCCCAAGGACGGCCGGGTGATGTTCGTGCTGCCCGCCGACAACTTCACCATCATCGGCACCACGGAGACCTCCACGCGTGCGCACCCCGCGGAGGTCCGCGCCAGCGAGTCCGATGTGGCCTACCTGCTGGAGTCCGCCAACGCCTTCTTCCCCGAGGCGCGCCTCACTCGCGCGGACGTGGTGAGCGCGTGGGCCGGCATCCGTCCGCTGGTGGCCAGCGGCTACCACGGCTCGCAGGACGACGCGGGCAGTGCCAGCCGCGAGCACGCCATCGACGTGAGCCCCTCCGGCGTGCTCGCCATCAGCGGTGGCAAGCTCACCACCTATCGCGTCATGGCGCGCGACGTGGTGGACGCCGTGGAGCGCCGCCTGGGCCAGCCGCGTCGCCGCTCGCCCACGGATGTGTTGCCCCTGCCGGGTGGAGACATCCGCGCGCTGGACGCCGAGTTCGCCGCGGCGCGCGCCGAGGTGGGAGACGACGCCACAGCCGTCCACCTGGTGCGCGCCTATGGCAGCCGCTGGCGCCGCGTGTGGGCCCTGACGCGAGAGGACGCCGCGTTGTCCCGGCCGCTCGCCGAGGGGCTTCCCTACCGGGCCGCCGAGGCCGCCTGGGGTGTCACCCACGAACTGGTGCACACCCTGTCGGACCTGCTCATCCGCCGCCTCAAGGTGGCGTTCGAGACGCGCGACCAGGGGCAGGCGGCCGCGCGTGTGGCGGCCGAGGTCATGGCGCCCCGGTTGGGCTGGGACGCCGCGGAGACACAGCGGCAGTTGGGCGTCTATGCCGCCGATGCGCTCCGCCTCTTCGGCGTGGATCCGGCCGAGGCGTGA
- a CDS encoding TonB-dependent receptor domain-containing protein gives MSKTPQHGACAAVCPYVPVLLVAAMSSCVLALAPSNRPPDAAREPSPASERAATGTGTGTHDDVPPFVNTERQAPPSASAITSVNAPAEADTSPANEPGQLPKEASTPPPITQTADVPSSEASSHPLPSEQEESLTSASDLEAQEPPSKSTVVRGARPAQSASEVTLGRDILDAAPRRNAVDLLRAVPGLVASQHSGEGKAQQLFLRGFDALHGQDVELDVGGLPVNEVSHIHALGYADINFVIPEVVQALEVTEGSYRAAQGDFAVAGTVRMDLGVAEPGVHLLGTLGQYGQRRLVATVRPGDDAGTFAAVELGEGRGFGAQRGYGRASLLAQAHAPLGDGLTVRALAGSYVTRFDSPGVVREDDLLSGRSDFFSAALGRQGGSVSRHQLLLGVDLPRTGNGRTKLEVFGILSDLRLRNNFTGFRVDERGDGLEQTNNATTLGARAEHRRSVTAFGRPVALELGLGARRDSVEQTQRRYRESDGTFFSDEIDAAFTQTDVWGWAEARLPLGRWSFRLGGRADALGVEVFDALAFRDPRYYDGQGYSRSAFGVHLGAKAGVEYALGDDADAWRLFASYGDGFRSPQARSLSEGERAPFVSIRGAELGSRKDGEHWALQLSLFGSQVDNDFFFDHTVGTTVYTGQTLRSGVSAALQARPLPGLVTSVSATFAHAYVRASDTLLPYFAPFVARADVGWDGPLTWAGFGGSTLSLGTGLTFIGPRPLPFSERSATVFLADAHVAIRRGELGLRLEVSNLLDARWRDGEFVYGSRFDPAAAASLVPARHFTAGSPRMASLSLEVHL, from the coding sequence GTGAGCAAGACGCCGCAGCATGGGGCCTGCGCCGCTGTGTGTCCGTACGTGCCCGTGCTCCTCGTTGCCGCAATGTCGTCGTGTGTCCTCGCCCTGGCGCCCTCGAACCGTCCGCCAGATGCGGCACGAGAGCCATCTCCCGCGTCCGAGCGTGCCGCGACAGGCACGGGGACGGGCACGCATGACGACGTGCCGCCATTCGTGAACACGGAGCGCCAAGCCCCACCCTCGGCCAGCGCCATCACGTCCGTGAACGCTCCGGCGGAAGCGGACACGTCCCCAGCCAACGAGCCCGGACAGCTTCCCAAGGAAGCATCCACCCCGCCCCCCATCACCCAAACCGCCGACGTCCCCTCGTCAGAGGCAAGCTCCCATCCTCTCCCCTCGGAGCAGGAGGAATCCCTCACCAGCGCATCCGACCTCGAGGCCCAGGAGCCGCCGTCAAAGTCCACGGTGGTGCGCGGCGCGCGTCCCGCGCAAAGCGCGTCCGAGGTGACACTGGGCCGGGACATCTTGGACGCTGCGCCACGCAGAAACGCAGTGGACCTCCTGCGAGCCGTTCCCGGCCTCGTGGCCTCGCAGCACAGTGGAGAGGGCAAGGCCCAACAGCTCTTCCTCCGAGGCTTCGACGCGCTGCACGGCCAGGACGTGGAACTCGACGTCGGCGGCCTGCCAGTGAACGAGGTGAGCCACATCCACGCGCTGGGCTACGCGGACATCAACTTCGTCATCCCAGAGGTCGTGCAGGCGCTCGAAGTGACGGAGGGTTCCTACCGTGCCGCGCAGGGCGACTTCGCCGTCGCGGGAACCGTCCGCATGGACCTGGGCGTCGCCGAGCCCGGCGTCCACCTCCTGGGGACACTCGGCCAGTACGGCCAGCGTCGGCTCGTGGCCACGGTGCGGCCGGGAGACGACGCGGGAACCTTCGCCGCGGTGGAGTTGGGTGAAGGCAGAGGCTTCGGCGCTCAGCGAGGCTACGGCCGCGCCTCGCTCCTCGCGCAGGCCCATGCGCCCCTCGGAGATGGGCTGACGGTCCGCGCACTCGCAGGCAGCTACGTCACGCGCTTCGACTCCCCGGGCGTGGTGCGCGAAGACGACCTGCTTTCGGGCCGCAGCGACTTCTTCTCCGCCGCCCTGGGCCGGCAGGGCGGCTCGGTGTCGCGACACCAATTGCTGCTCGGCGTGGACCTGCCGCGCACGGGGAACGGGCGCACGAAGCTGGAGGTCTTCGGAATCCTCTCGGACCTGCGGCTGCGCAACAACTTCACGGGCTTCCGTGTCGACGAGCGCGGTGACGGCCTGGAGCAGACGAACAACGCCACCACGCTGGGCGCCCGCGCCGAGCATCGGAGGTCCGTAACGGCCTTCGGTCGCCCGGTCGCGCTGGAGCTGGGACTGGGCGCACGGCGAGACAGCGTGGAGCAGACGCAGCGGCGCTACCGCGAATCCGACGGCACCTTCTTCTCGGACGAGATTGACGCGGCCTTCACCCAGACAGACGTCTGGGGCTGGGCCGAGGCCCGCCTGCCACTGGGCCGCTGGAGCTTCCGGTTGGGGGGACGCGCGGACGCGTTGGGTGTGGAGGTCTTCGACGCGCTCGCCTTCCGGGACCCGCGCTACTACGACGGACAGGGCTATTCGCGCAGTGCCTTCGGCGTCCACCTGGGCGCGAAGGCGGGCGTGGAGTACGCGCTGGGAGATGACGCGGACGCCTGGCGCCTGTTCGCCAGCTACGGTGACGGCTTCCGCTCGCCGCAGGCACGCAGCCTCTCGGAGGGCGAGCGCGCCCCCTTCGTCTCCATCCGAGGCGCGGAACTGGGCTCGCGCAAGGACGGCGAGCACTGGGCGCTGCAGCTCAGCCTCTTTGGCTCGCAGGTGGACAACGACTTCTTCTTCGACCACACCGTGGGCACGACGGTGTACACGGGCCAGACGCTGCGCTCGGGCGTCTCCGCCGCGCTCCAGGCCCGTCCACTGCCAGGGCTCGTCACCTCGGTCAGCGCCACGTTCGCCCACGCCTACGTGCGAGCCTCGGACACGCTGCTGCCCTACTTCGCGCCCTTCGTCGCGCGCGCCGACGTGGGCTGGGACGGCCCGCTGACCTGGGCGGGGTTCGGCGGGAGCACGCTGTCGCTGGGCACGGGGCTCACCTTCATCGGTCCACGCCCGCTGCCCTTCAGCGAGCGCAGCGCCACCGTGTTCCTCGCGGATGCGCACGTCGCCATCCGCCGGGGCGAGCTGGGGCTGAGGCTGGAGGTCTCGAACCTGCTCGACGCGCGCTGGAGGGATGGCGAGTTCGTCTACGGCTCGCGCTTCGACCCAGCCGCCGCGGCGAGCCTCGTCCCGGCAAGACATTTCACCGCGGGGTCGCCTCGGATGGCCTCGCTCTCCCTGGAGGTCCACCTATGA